A part of bacterium genomic DNA contains:
- a CDS encoding GNAT family N-acetyltransferase, with amino-acid sequence MALPTLETPRLRLRPFEIWDASEVQRLAGDFRIADTTLRIPHPYEDGMAEAWIESQAEMSPQSSEIVFAIIRKEDASLVGAVGLANISHPPLKKGGQGGFNLGRDTMKSEAELGYWIGVPYWNQGYASEAGAAILDFAFSELGLKRVHANHFRRNPASGRVLQKLGMKSDPSAPTQVEKAGKVEVVVAYEISAGR; translated from the coding sequence ATGGCCCTGCCGACCCTCGAAACTCCCCGCCTCCGCCTTCGTCCCTTCGAGATTTGGGACGCATCCGAGGTCCAGCGCCTGGCCGGCGACTTCCGGATCGCCGACACCACCTTGCGCATTCCTCATCCTTATGAAGACGGCATGGCCGAAGCCTGGATCGAGTCGCAGGCCGAGATGTCGCCGCAAAGCTCCGAGATCGTTTTCGCCATCATTCGCAAAGAGGATGCTTCGCTAGTCGGTGCGGTTGGATTGGCGAATATCAGTCACCCCCCTTTGAAAAAGGGGGGCCAGGGGGGATTTAACCTCGGTCGCGACACTATGAAATCCGAAGCCGAGCTGGGCTATTGGATCGGCGTGCCCTATTGGAACCAAGGCTATGCCAGCGAAGCCGGCGCCGCGATTCTCGATTTCGCCTTTTCGGAGCTGGGCCTGAAGCGGGTGCATGCCAATCATTTTCGGAGGAATCCGGCTTCGGGCCGGGTTTTGCAAAAGTTGGGGATGAAGTCGGATCCCTCGGCGCCGACTCAAGTTGAAAAAGCGGGAAAGGTCGAAGTTGTGGTGGCCTACGAGATCAGTGCCGGCCGCTAA